In Luteimonas galliterrae, the sequence GATGGCGCGCATGCAGGCGCATGCCGAGCGCTTCGAGACCGAAACGATCTTCGACCACATCCATAGCGCCGACCTGTCGCAACGTCCGTTCCGGCTGAAGGGCGACAACGGCGAATACACCGCCGACGCGCTGGTCATCGCCACCGGCGCCACCGCCAAGTATCTGGGCATCGAATCCGAAGAACGCTTCAAGGGCCGCGGCGTGTCCGCCTGCGCCACCTGCGACGGCTTCTTCTACAAGGACCGCGATGTGGCGGTGGTCGGCGGCGGCAATACCGCGGTCGAAGAAGCGCTTTATCTGTCGCACATCTGCAGCAAGGTCTATCTGGTGCACCGCCGCGACACGCTGCGCGCGGAAAAGATCATGCAGGACAAGCTGTTCGCCAAGATCCAGGCCGGCAAGATCGTGCCCGTGTGGCACCACACCGTCGACGAGGTGCTGGGCGACGACGCCGGCGTCACCGGCCTCCGGCTGCGTTCTACGCTCGACGATTCCACGCGCCAGATCGACATCCACGGTTTCTTCGTGGCGATCGGGCACACGCCCAACACTTCGTTGTTCGAAGGCCAGCTGGCGATGAACAACGGCTACATCGAGATCCGCTCCGGCCTGAGCGGCGGCGCCACGGCGACGTCGGTAGCCGGCGTGTTCGCAGCCGGCGACGTGGCCGACCAGCATTACCGGCAGGCGATCACGTCGGCCGGCTTCGGCTGCATGGCCGCGTTGGACGCCGAGAAGTTTTTGGACAAGGACGCTTGATCGGATCCCCGCGATCCTCCCCACCCGTCATCCCAGCGAAAGCTGGGGCGAAGCGCCGCGTTTGCGAGCCATGGGCTCGCGCGCCGCTGAGCGCCATCGCGCCGTGCGCGATGGCCGGGGGTCGCCAGACCCATTTTGCTGTTGCTTTAAGCCGTCATTCCCGCGAAGGCGGGAATCCAGCGACTTTGCGTTTTCAACAGCAAGATCAAAATGGGTCCCAGCTTTCGCTGGGATGACGGGAGAAAAGGCATCCGGATGCCTACCGCACGCATCTGCGCAAAACTCGCCGATATCGATCCGGCGGCCTGGGACGACCTGCACGACGGCCGCAACCCTTTCGTCGCGCACGCCTTCTTATCCGGCCTCGAACGGCACGGCTGCCTGCGCGAAGAATGGGGCTGGACGCCGCAACATCTGACCCTGTGGCAAGGCGACTCGCTGATCGCCGCCGCGCCCGGCTACCTGAAAACCAATTCCCACGGCGAATTCGTGTTCGACCACGCATGGGCGCACGCCTATGCTCGCTACGGCCAGGACTATTTCCCGAAATACCTTTGCGCGGTGCCCTACTCGCCGGTAACCGGCCCACGCCTGTTGGCGCGCAACGATACCGCCCGCAGCCAATTGCTCGCCGCGATGGCCCATGCCGCCGATGGCGAACGGCTCTCGTCGGCCCACGTCAATTTCCACACCGAAGCCGAAGACAGCGCATTCGGAGAAGGCTGGCTGCCGCGCATCGACGTGCAATACCACTGGCGCAACGACGCCGGCTGGCAGGATTTCGAAGGCTTCCTCGCGGCGATGGACCACAAACACCGCAAGAACATCCGCCAGGAACGCGCCAAGACCCGTCGCGCCGGCGCGACGTTCCGCGCCGTGCACGGACGCGACGCGAGCGACGACGATCTCGCCGCGATGTACGGCTTCTACCTGCAGACCTTCGCCGAATACGGCAATTCGCCAGCGTTGACGCTGGATTTCCTGCGTCATCTCGCCAGAACCATGCCCGACAATTTGGTGCTGTTCCTGGCCGACCACGAAGGCGAAACCATTGCCGGCGCACTGTGCCTGCGCGGCGGAGATACGCTGTACGGCCGCTATTGGGGCGCGGCGCGCGCCTTGCCGGGACTGCATTTCGAGACCTGCTATTACCAGGGCATCGACTATTGCCTGCGCGAAGGCCTGCGCGTGTTCGAGCCCGGCGCCCAGGGCGAACACAAGATCGCGCGCGGTTTCCTGCCTGCTTTCGTGCGCAGCCGGCATTGGATCGCCGATCCGGACTTCGCCCAGGCGCTGGTGCGCTGGTGCGAGGAGGAAGCGCTATCGGTACGGCGGTATGCGGCGACGCTGGCGGGGCATTCGCCGTTCCGGGCCGGCCGCTAATGCCCTTTTAGGAGCGGCTCTTGTAGGAGCGGCTTCAGCCGCGAGCTTTTCGAGTTGTTGCATAGTCAGGAAAAGCTCGCGGCTGAAGCCGCTCCTACAAAAAGCCGCTCCCACAAAAAAGGCCGTTGGTTTAACGTGCCCGGCATGGCCTTGCGCATCCCGCAGCTCGACCCGGACCCGGCCTCGCCGTTCCCGCCGGTCGAGACCGCGCTGCGCGAGCCCGACGGCCTGCTCGCGATGGGCGGCGACCTGTCCGTTGTGCGGCTATTGAACGCCTATCGCCACGGCATCTTTCCCTGGTATTCGCGCGGCCAGCCGATCCTGTGGTGGAGCCCCGACCCGCGCACCGTATTCCGCAGCGACGGCGTGCGCCTGTCGTCGCGCTTCCGCCGGACATTGAACTCGTCCCACTGGGAAATACGCGCCGATACCGCCTTCGCTGCGGTGTTGTCGGCCTGCGCGCATACGCCGCGGCTGGGCCAGCGCGGCACCTGGATCACCGATGCCATGCAATCGGCTTACCTGGAATTGCACCGCCATGGCCACGCCCATTCGGTGGAGGTGTTCGACGGCGAGCGCCTGGCCGGCGGGATCTACGGCGTGGCGGTAGGCCGGATGTTTTTCGGCGAGAGCATGTTCAGCGCGCAATCGGGCGGTTCGAAAGTGGCCCTGGCCGCTCTGGCGCGGCGCCTCCACGGTTGGGGCTGGCCCCTGATCGATGCCCAGGTCGAGAGCCCGCACCTGCTCAGCCTGGGCGCGGAATCGTGGCCGCGCCGGGAATTCATCGCCCGCATCGCGCATGGCCTGGCCCAAACGCAGGCGCCGGGCCGCTGGACGGATGCCTTCGGGCAATTGCGCGCCAGCCAACTGGCCTGCGGCGCGGATTAACGCTTTCTTTGCTTGCCATGGCCGCGCGTGGCAGAATGCCCGGCTTCCAGGCGCTCCGCGCCCGGCAATCTCAGGCAGCAAAGGACGCATGGCGAAAGACGACGTCATCGAATTCGAAGGCACGATCTCCGAAACCCTCCCGAACACCATGTTCCGGGTGAAGCTGGAGAACGGCCACGAGATCATCGCCCATATCTCCGGGCGGATGCGCAAGAACTACATCCGCATCCTCACAGGAGACAAGGTCAAGGTCGAAATGACGCCTTACGACCTGACCAAGGGCCGCATCACCTATCGGATGAAATGATGGCCGGCGTGCGGACCCCTCACCGGTTCGCACCCGCCGCGCTCCTGTTCGCGGCTGCCCTGGTTTGCACGGCGACTCAAGCGCAGACCACCTATCGCTGGAAAGACGCCAGCGGCAACGTCCACTACACCGACAAGCCGCCGCCGACCAGCGCCAAGGAAGCGCGAACCGTCACGCCGGCCGATCCGGCCGCGCCGCGCGACCTGACCAAGATTCCGCGCGTCGATCCGCCGAAACCCGCGATCGCGACGCAACAGCCTCCCGCGGTCGGCCAGCCTCCGCAACCGGCCGTCGGCGACATCCAGAAGCAACTGGAACAGAACCGCGAATACCTGCGCAAGCAGCGCAACCCAAAGACGCAGGAAGAACGCGCCAAGCGCGATGCCGAACAATGCGCGGTCTGGCGGCGTTCTTTGGAACGCGTCGAAGCCGCCGAGAAGCAAGACGGGCCCAAACGGCCCACCGCGGCCGAGCGGAAGGACTTGGAACAGACCAAGGCCGAACTGCAGCGCAACGTCGCGGCGCTGTGCCGTTGAAGCGCGCGGCTTGCGCCGCTTGTTCACGTTCGTGACTTGGCTGCAGCGACGAAAAACTTCGCGCTGAGAACAATTCATCGTAACAGAATGATGAATTGGGCTTGACGTTCGTTAGCGCGATCTCCATCGCGGCCAGTCGTTGCGGAAGCGTTTTCAAACACGATGCAATGCATCGCGTGACGCGCGTTGACGACATCTTTCTCACATACGTGACGCCAGACTCCGGCGCATCGCGATCATGTGGAAGATCGCATGGGAGAGATCGGATGAACATCCGCGTTCGTTGCGCCCGCCGGCACGCCGTGCCGACAACGGCGTTCCTTCTATGTTTTGGAGCGTTATCGCTGCCAACTCCGGCAAGCGCGGCCACGTTATCGGTGGCCAATTGCAACGACAGCGGGTCCGGCAGTCTGCGCGATACGGTTGCCCAGGCCAGCAGCGGCGATACCGTCGATCTCACGCAATTGAATTGCGATCAGATCAAGCTGGCCGGCACGCCGATCGCGATCGCGCAGCAGGACTTGAACATCGTCGGGCCGGGGCGCTACAAACTGGCCATCGACGGGGTCTACAAGAGCGGCGTGTTGCGCCACACGGGGGCCGGCACGCTGAAGCTCTCCCATCTTTCGGTCGAGCACGGACAGCATGTGGTCTATGACGGCGATGGTAATGCCTATGGCGGCTGCGTCTATTCCGCGGGCGATGTGAACATCGATTGGGTCGAAGTCCGCCATTGCGGCGCTCACGCCAGAGTCAATGCCGGCGGAGGGGGCATTTATGCGCAGAGAAACGTCATGGCGACCCGCAGCGTCGTCCATTCGAACGGCCTCAGCGGCGCGGGCACTTACGGCGGGGGAATAGCCGCCGAAAAAAGCATCGCGCTCGAACGCAGCCGCATTGTCAACAACAAAGCCTCCTCGGGAGGCGGCCTCAGAGCAGGCATCTACGGCAGTATCTCCATGCATTATTCGGCGCTGACCAATAACGTCGCCCGGGTGGGCGGCGGTGCGGAAGTGTTCGGGAAAGCCGAGATCATCAACTCCGCGATTACCGGGAACTCCGCCACTACCAAAGATGGCGCTCTGCAAATAAATGAACTGACCATCGTCAACAGCACCGTTTCCGGAAATTCCTCTCCGTTCATCTCCGCTATCGAAACCCGTGGCGGCTTCGTGGCGAGCAACAGCACTATCGCCTACAACAACATGACTGGGGAACAATGCAGGGGTGCCGTGACAGTCACTCTCTATGATGAACAGCTGCCGCCACATCTAGACAGCAGTATCTTCGCCAACAACACCTGCAAAGGCAGCCCCAGTACCGATCTCGATGCCCGAGAAGTTGGAGCATCAACAATCGTCTCGATTACGGGTGCGAACAATCTAGTGATGCAAGGCGGAGCTTCGACCGAATTGCCTGAGGACACTGTTTCCGCCGATCCTTTGCTTCAACCTTTAACCGACAACGGCGGCGTGCGCCTGACCCATGCGTTGATGGCCGGCAGCCCTGCCATCGACGCCGGCAACAACGCCGCGGGCCTCGTCTACGACCAGCGCGGCCCCAGCTATCCCAGAACCAAAGGCGCAGGTACCGATATCGGCGCCTACGAACGCTGAGGTAACGCTGTTGCGGAGTGTCGTGCTTACGCCGACGCTTCGCTCGATACCGCCCGTCGCAATGCCGCGCGCGCCAGCAGGCGCGTCGAGTCGAGCGTAGGCAGCGGCGAGTTAGAGTCGTCGATGATCAGCGGAATCTCTGTGCAGCCGAGCACCACGGCATCGCAGCCCTGCTCTTTCATCCGTCCGATCACTTGCCGGAAATAGGCGACGGATTCGGGCTTGAACACGCCGTAGACCAGTTCGTCCATGATGATGCGGCTGATTTGGTCGCGTTCTTCGCCACTCGGACGCAAATATTC encodes:
- the trxB gene encoding thioredoxin-disulfide reductase, which codes for MTASKHCRLLILGSGPAGWTAAVYAARANLKPVVVTGLQQGGQLMTTTEVDNWPGDAHGLQGPDLMARMQAHAERFETETIFDHIHSADLSQRPFRLKGDNGEYTADALVIATGATAKYLGIESEERFKGRGVSACATCDGFFYKDRDVAVVGGGNTAVEEALYLSHICSKVYLVHRRDTLRAEKIMQDKLFAKIQAGKIVPVWHHTVDEVLGDDAGVTGLRLRSTLDDSTRQIDIHGFFVAIGHTPNTSLFEGQLAMNNGYIEIRSGLSGGATATSVAGVFAAGDVADQHYRQAITSAGFGCMAALDAEKFLDKDA
- a CDS encoding GNAT family N-acetyltransferase — translated: MPTARICAKLADIDPAAWDDLHDGRNPFVAHAFLSGLERHGCLREEWGWTPQHLTLWQGDSLIAAAPGYLKTNSHGEFVFDHAWAHAYARYGQDYFPKYLCAVPYSPVTGPRLLARNDTARSQLLAAMAHAADGERLSSAHVNFHTEAEDSAFGEGWLPRIDVQYHWRNDAGWQDFEGFLAAMDHKHRKNIRQERAKTRRAGATFRAVHGRDASDDDLAAMYGFYLQTFAEYGNSPALTLDFLRHLARTMPDNLVLFLADHEGETIAGALCLRGGDTLYGRYWGAARALPGLHFETCYYQGIDYCLREGLRVFEPGAQGEHKIARGFLPAFVRSRHWIADPDFAQALVRWCEEEALSVRRYAATLAGHSPFRAGR
- the aat gene encoding leucyl/phenylalanyl-tRNA--protein transferase — protein: MALRIPQLDPDPASPFPPVETALREPDGLLAMGGDLSVVRLLNAYRHGIFPWYSRGQPILWWSPDPRTVFRSDGVRLSSRFRRTLNSSHWEIRADTAFAAVLSACAHTPRLGQRGTWITDAMQSAYLELHRHGHAHSVEVFDGERLAGGIYGVAVGRMFFGESMFSAQSGGSKVALAALARRLHGWGWPLIDAQVESPHLLSLGAESWPRREFIARIAHGLAQTQAPGRWTDAFGQLRASQLACGAD
- the infA gene encoding translation initiation factor IF-1, yielding MAKDDVIEFEGTISETLPNTMFRVKLENGHEIIAHISGRMRKNYIRILTGDKVKVEMTPYDLTKGRITYRMK
- a CDS encoding DUF4124 domain-containing protein, with amino-acid sequence MRTPHRFAPAALLFAAALVCTATQAQTTYRWKDASGNVHYTDKPPPTSAKEARTVTPADPAAPRDLTKIPRVDPPKPAIATQQPPAVGQPPQPAVGDIQKQLEQNREYLRKQRNPKTQEERAKRDAEQCAVWRRSLERVEAAEKQDGPKRPTAAERKDLEQTKAELQRNVAALCR
- a CDS encoding choice-of-anchor Q domain-containing protein, which gives rise to MNIRVRCARRHAVPTTAFLLCFGALSLPTPASAATLSVANCNDSGSGSLRDTVAQASSGDTVDLTQLNCDQIKLAGTPIAIAQQDLNIVGPGRYKLAIDGVYKSGVLRHTGAGTLKLSHLSVEHGQHVVYDGDGNAYGGCVYSAGDVNIDWVEVRHCGAHARVNAGGGGIYAQRNVMATRSVVHSNGLSGAGTYGGGIAAEKSIALERSRIVNNKASSGGGLRAGIYGSISMHYSALTNNVARVGGGAEVFGKAEIINSAITGNSATTKDGALQINELTIVNSTVSGNSSPFISAIETRGGFVASNSTIAYNNMTGEQCRGAVTVTLYDEQLPPHLDSSIFANNTCKGSPSTDLDAREVGASTIVSITGANNLVMQGGASTELPEDTVSADPLLQPLTDNGGVRLTHALMAGSPAIDAGNNAAGLVYDQRGPSYPRTKGAGTDIGAYER